From Thermogladius calderae 1633, a single genomic window includes:
- a CDS encoding DUF2139 domain-containing protein yields MDYLFKPGYGPEWGSGGVFGLTYYRKVLYYTISMEGEAHFQHDNEETVYRFELLGPGPSSGGDTYNAVETVDEYIYFGGWVHNPAVYKLREGFAGEIDFRYKYSHVHEYNINEKTVKLVWSETARSEREWAGEVSEIVYDWLNDKLLLARADGHFNLGIFELDRSSSELKRLSDIPGLKGSLFLEFACFDMRPDWRRGVDGVQCYDPHEKRMLYYSVRDWAAASVDGEGVENRGSGYAVSAYARYWHFFRGGLLVGNPVEPDVEEPLFVRLFDFPGTQYSPSRSNALVIGGGVLAAFNAYSHGVLHVAEPKKSLVKTLNYTVGPSVLVYITPPVARIVLATGARITSMTKRGNDVLLGTNNSPNLGGRDATKVDIGVREVLSVSEESILTGRQPPVVFRVEGSTVGSRVFGGVPLTGYKEPHLRVFSSKPNTLKVSEYDVGLPPRLVDTSSYSISEGWNRVDLSSHDNIVSFKLMNPDEKAVVYIVLE; encoded by the coding sequence ATGGACTACCTCTTCAAGCCGGGTTACGGCCCCGAGTGGGGTAGTGGCGGAGTATTTGGCTTGACCTACTACAGGAAAGTCCTGTACTACACGATATCAATGGAGGGGGAGGCGCACTTCCAGCACGACAACGAGGAGACGGTCTATAGGTTCGAGCTATTAGGGCCGGGCCCTTCATCGGGCGGGGACACGTATAACGCTGTCGAGACCGTGGACGAGTACATATACTTTGGCGGGTGGGTTCACAATCCGGCTGTTTACAAGTTAAGAGAGGGGTTTGCCGGTGAGATCGATTTCAGATACAAGTACTCCCACGTCCACGAGTACAACATCAACGAAAAGACTGTTAAGCTGGTTTGGAGCGAGACTGCCAGAAGTGAGAGAGAATGGGCTGGTGAGGTATCCGAGATAGTCTACGACTGGCTGAACGACAAACTCCTACTTGCTAGGGCCGACGGACACTTCAACCTCGGGATATTCGAGCTCGATAGGTCCAGTAGCGAGCTAAAGAGGCTTAGCGACATCCCGGGATTGAAGGGGAGCCTCTTTCTTGAGTTCGCATGCTTCGACATGCGACCGGACTGGAGGAGGGGTGTAGACGGGGTCCAGTGCTACGACCCACACGAGAAGAGGATGCTCTACTATAGTGTCCGGGACTGGGCCGCTGCTAGCGTAGATGGTGAAGGCGTCGAGAACAGGGGTAGTGGTTACGCGGTCTCAGCCTACGCTAGGTACTGGCACTTCTTCAGGGGTGGACTACTCGTAGGGAACCCTGTAGAGCCCGATGTCGAAGAGCCCTTGTTTGTTCGCTTGTTTGACTTTCCGGGCACACAGTACTCGCCCTCCAGGAGCAACGCCCTCGTAATCGGAGGCGGTGTACTAGCCGCGTTCAACGCCTACTCTCACGGAGTCCTACACGTTGCAGAGCCCAAGAAAAGTCTGGTCAAGACTCTGAACTACACCGTGGGCCCCTCCGTTCTCGTCTACATAACTCCACCAGTTGCTAGAATAGTCCTCGCAACAGGCGCCAGGATCACGAGTATGACCAAAAGAGGCAACGACGTGTTACTCGGCACGAACAACTCCCCCAACCTGGGAGGAAGGGACGCCACCAAGGTCGATATCGGGGTGAGAGAGGTCTTGAGCGTAAGCGAGGAGAGCATCCTCACGGGTAGACAACCACCCGTCGTTTTCAGGGTCGAGGGCTCCACTGTGGGCAGTAGGGTCTTTGGCGGCGTACCATTAACCGGGTACAAGGAGCCCCACCTGAGGGTATTCTCGAGCAAGCCCAACACTCTCAAGGTGAGCGAGTACGATGTAGGCTTACCGCCGAGGCTTGTCGACACTAGTAGCTATTCCATTTCTGAGGGCTGGAACAGAGTAGACCTAAGCAGTCACGACAACATAGTCTCGTTTAAGTTGATGAACCCCGACGAGAAAGCGGTGGTGTATATAGTCCTAGAGTAG
- a CDS encoding protein-tyrosine phosphatase family protein has protein sequence MFKWIIPGLLAQSPRPSLSDVDIVKNAFTGVVNLLSKEERPEDLIMALASKGVEVYHAPTHDFHPVELVHVIGSIDFIERHRVRGGRVLVHCSGGVGRSSQVTGSYLIYRGQDLYTAVKTVRNIVSGAFEIPWQFRLLEDFSTLVELMGRESVISQYQALASELESKRLLHLSKAVQFVIELGNLIGMGKRELRNSIEDVIKGVRSGGVEHVTGIARLAVVLDQDMSGRVVVLDGEVEGGVLYLRLLCDLPCDDIASKVTGVSTELELSGVRGIHVETGLYMDYVF, from the coding sequence ATGTTCAAGTGGATTATACCTGGGCTTCTAGCGCAGTCTCCTCGACCGAGTCTCAGCGACGTCGACATCGTGAAAAACGCGTTCACAGGGGTCGTCAACCTCCTTTCAAAAGAGGAAAGGCCCGAGGACCTTATAATGGCCTTAGCATCTAAAGGCGTCGAGGTCTACCATGCTCCAACTCACGACTTTCACCCCGTAGAACTAGTCCACGTTATAGGCTCCATAGACTTCATCGAGAGACACCGCGTAAGAGGTGGTAGGGTACTGGTTCACTGCTCCGGGGGTGTTGGGAGGAGTAGCCAAGTCACTGGTAGTTACCTAATCTATAGGGGCCAAGACCTTTACACAGCAGTAAAAACTGTTAGGAATATCGTCAGTGGGGCTTTCGAGATACCTTGGCAGTTCAGGCTCCTCGAAGACTTCAGTACTCTCGTCGAGCTCATGGGTAGAGAGAGCGTCATCTCCCAATACCAAGCTCTCGCCAGCGAGCTTGAGTCTAAGCGGCTTCTCCACTTGTCCAAAGCTGTACAGTTCGTGATAGAGTTGGGCAACTTGATCGGCATGGGGAAACGCGAGCTGAGGAATTCTATTGAAGACGTTATAAAGGGGGTGAGAAGCGGTGGGGTCGAACACGTTACCGGCATCGCGAGACTGGCTGTAGTGCTAGACCAGGACATGAGCGGGAGGGTCGTCGTACTCGACGGCGAGGTTGAGGGCGGGGTCTTGTACTTGAGGTTACTGTGCGACTTGCCGTGCGATGACATAGCCTCCAAAGTCACGGGGGTTTCGACAGAGTTGGAGTTGAGTGGGGTGAGAGGCATCCACGTGGAGACGGGTCTCTACATGGACTACGTTTTCTAA
- a CDS encoding MFS transporter, whose amino-acid sequence MKQEFRRILEVLSVTTLVNFLTGFNARLAIVGLPTIASSLGADLWQSIWIIQGYMLGSTVIQLVVGRLADLYGRVRLFNLGVAIFGLSALSAGAAPNSTVLIVSRLLQGIGGAFLMSLTITLLTDYVPKERLATWLGINQVSWRVGALVGLSVSGFIIDALGWRWIFLVQLPISLFILLWSHARLKDIYVPVERPVIDITGFTLFTAFMSALLVGLTLHGYGFADVSLANLALSFVALTLFVFNELRTRSPALDLRLFKSWAFTGGIIAQLLYSVGFGASMTLLALYFQVVKGYSPSLTGLLITPYELAFLVFGVLGGYLSDLVGYPIVSSVGLAISSFSLFSLYTVNTTTRILMYESLLGMGTGLFVSPNTSSIMLSVPPERRGVASSLRTISFNVGFVASLNIAVLSITNFIPYKMASMLITSSQTGSTLLTSSGTALLGHAIKYSFLVQSIVMASAIPFSISRLKQAAPSQKAAAFRGL is encoded by the coding sequence ATGAAGCAAGAGTTCAGAAGGATACTGGAAGTTTTGTCCGTGACCACGCTTGTCAACTTCCTTACAGGGTTTAACGCAAGGCTCGCCATAGTGGGCCTACCTACTATAGCCTCTAGCCTCGGCGCGGACTTGTGGCAGTCGATCTGGATTATCCAGGGGTACATGCTTGGGTCTACTGTAATCCAGTTGGTCGTCGGTAGACTGGCAGACCTGTATGGTAGAGTGAGGTTGTTCAACCTCGGTGTAGCCATATTCGGGCTCTCCGCTCTCTCGGCCGGCGCCGCACCAAACTCAACAGTCCTCATCGTATCGAGGCTACTCCAGGGTATTGGAGGGGCCTTTCTGATGTCGTTAACGATCACGCTGCTCACCGACTACGTCCCGAAAGAGAGGTTGGCGACATGGCTGGGCATAAACCAGGTATCGTGGAGAGTTGGCGCTCTAGTCGGGTTGTCGGTAAGCGGGTTCATAATCGATGCCCTGGGGTGGAGGTGGATCTTTCTAGTACAGTTGCCGATCTCGTTGTTCATTCTTTTATGGTCCCACGCGAGGCTGAAAGACATCTACGTACCAGTGGAGAGGCCTGTCATAGACATCACCGGTTTCACGCTATTCACAGCTTTCATGTCGGCCCTACTCGTAGGGTTGACACTCCACGGATATGGTTTTGCCGACGTTTCTCTAGCAAATCTCGCCCTGAGCTTCGTGGCCCTAACGCTCTTCGTCTTCAACGAGTTGAGAACCAGGAGTCCGGCACTAGACCTACGGCTGTTTAAGTCGTGGGCTTTCACAGGGGGTATAATAGCGCAACTCCTCTACTCGGTAGGGTTCGGGGCCTCTATGACGCTCCTGGCACTTTACTTCCAGGTGGTGAAGGGGTATTCCCCGAGCCTGACAGGGCTGCTGATAACTCCGTACGAGCTAGCTTTTCTAGTCTTCGGGGTACTAGGAGGCTACCTTTCCGACTTGGTCGGATATCCAATTGTGTCCTCAGTAGGCCTCGCTATTTCGTCGTTCTCGTTGTTCAGCTTGTACACAGTCAACACCACAACACGCATCCTCATGTACGAGTCGCTCCTAGGGATGGGCACAGGCCTTTTCGTCTCACCGAATACGAGCAGTATAATGTTGTCCGTCCCACCGGAGAGGCGGGGTGTAGCCTCATCGCTCCGGACTATATCCTTCAACGTCGGGTTTGTGGCGAGCTTGAACATAGCCGTGCTCTCTATAACGAACTTCATTCCTTACAAGATGGCATCAATGCTCATAACCAGTAGTCAAACAGGCTCAACGCTGTTGACAAGCAGTGGGACGGCCTTGTTGGGGCACGCTATAAAGTACTCGTTCCTGGTTCAGTCCATAGTAATGGCTTCCGCTATCCCGTTCTCAATATCTAGGCTCAAGCAAGCCGCCCCGAGCCAGAAGGCCGCTGCCTTTAGAGGCTTATAG
- a CDS encoding vWA domain-containing protein produces MAKGVLAGINYDDPVVKYRGYKVIRLITLIQGRRPPDLNEALSTDFFYSFYLPAPVLVDDVEKGLERHYAVVKSLLESRRFSEVRSKTVLDSFTSSLAASVFASELIKAIEESTRGYHPSEGKEGQEKNIRERVERAVEATARIVDNVKALKKIAEGDQPGSSSLYELEEYSMDLLKLARNLDVSKILELIKGLKPWMLTTTEEKQNFKRGEYDGYELGRDVERVASSNLALPEELFDLRFVEGRLLLYKKVLSKGKGPVYVLLDKSGSMDGLKMTWAKAVALAIFMKASREFRDFYFRFFDSITYPLVKIERKLKARRVVKMIDYIASVRGSGGTDITRAIITATTDLRTGQTKNVSDIVLITDGIDRIAEQQVTYGLRKAGARLITVMVGGENKSLKKISYRYLRVEKFGSGDLLTVVDAIPR; encoded by the coding sequence ATGGCCAAGGGCGTGTTGGCAGGAATCAACTACGACGACCCAGTCGTCAAGTACAGGGGTTATAAGGTAATAAGGCTCATAACGTTGATCCAGGGCCGTAGACCGCCAGACCTAAATGAGGCGTTGAGCACCGACTTCTTCTACTCCTTCTACCTCCCAGCACCTGTCCTGGTGGACGACGTCGAAAAAGGTCTGGAGAGACACTACGCGGTCGTTAAGAGTTTACTTGAGTCGCGGAGGTTCAGCGAGGTCAGGAGTAAGACGGTACTCGACTCCTTCACTAGCTCACTGGCGGCCTCTGTTTTCGCCAGCGAGCTAATCAAGGCAATAGAGGAGAGTACGAGAGGTTATCACCCGAGTGAGGGGAAGGAGGGTCAAGAGAAGAACATCCGAGAGAGAGTAGAGAGAGCGGTAGAAGCGACAGCGCGCATCGTAGACAACGTGAAAGCGCTAAAGAAGATAGCCGAAGGGGATCAACCGGGGTCTTCGAGCCTGTACGAGCTAGAGGAGTACTCCATGGACTTGTTAAAGCTCGCTAGGAACCTGGACGTGTCAAAGATTTTGGAGTTGATCAAGGGTCTCAAGCCCTGGATGCTCACTACAACCGAAGAGAAGCAGAACTTCAAGCGAGGCGAGTACGACGGGTACGAGCTCGGTCGGGACGTCGAGAGAGTAGCGTCTTCGAACTTGGCTCTGCCAGAAGAGTTGTTCGACCTCAGGTTCGTCGAGGGAAGGCTCTTGCTGTACAAGAAAGTCCTAAGCAAGGGTAAGGGTCCCGTCTACGTCCTCCTCGACAAGAGCGGTAGCATGGACGGGTTGAAGATGACGTGGGCTAAAGCCGTGGCGCTCGCAATCTTCATGAAGGCTAGTAGGGAGTTCAGGGACTTCTACTTCAGGTTCTTCGACAGTATAACGTACCCTCTCGTCAAGATCGAGAGAAAGCTGAAAGCCAGGCGAGTTGTAAAGATGATAGACTACATAGCGAGCGTGAGAGGGAGCGGGGGTACCGATATCACAAGGGCCATCATAACCGCGACGACAGACCTGAGAACGGGGCAGACAAAGAACGTCTCCGACATAGTCCTGATCACTGACGGGATCGACAGGATCGCCGAGCAACAGGTCACTTACGGGCTAAGGAAGGCCGGGGCAAGGCTTATCACAGTCATGGTTGGTGGCGAGAACAAGAGCTTGAAGAAGATATCCTACAGGTACCTCAGAGTGGAGAAGTTCGGGTCGGGAGACCTGCTAACGGTTGTTGACGCGATCCCAAGGTAA
- a CDS encoding AAA family ATPase produces the protein MSSIQQLFEKASTFVKELSRPFVGRDEEALVISLGVLTGEHVILVGEPGTAKSAMARRAAELINARFFKYLLTRFTEPDELFGPIDINALKVGKYVRITNNKLPEAEIAFIDEIFNANSAILNTLLTLMNERIIYDGYNEIRVPLWTLISASNNVPDEPELQALYDRFLFRHFVRPVEEDKWSSLLDAAWEIEIRGFGATRPVLSMDEIRELNKLVLSVDVKSVKDKVLRLFAIFEDQGIHITDRRKGKSLKALAAMAVINGRMKVVEEDLMVLKYIIARDREEYEKVYGILLEEVKASERLARELSEIENNVKEAFRYIGKLSDLDPRLVDYLRSFESVKERVRKLAEEAGDQRIRERASKLLVEVEELIEVIRKKLSL, from the coding sequence CAACTTTTCGAGAAGGCAAGCACTTTTGTCAAGGAGCTCTCCAGGCCTTTTGTGGGTCGTGACGAGGAGGCCTTGGTCATAAGCCTTGGTGTCTTGACAGGAGAGCACGTTATCCTGGTCGGCGAGCCGGGTACTGCGAAGTCGGCGATGGCTAGGAGGGCGGCCGAGCTGATAAACGCCAGGTTTTTCAAGTACCTGCTCACAAGGTTCACAGAGCCGGACGAGCTCTTTGGGCCGATCGACATAAATGCGCTTAAGGTGGGAAAGTATGTTAGAATAACCAATAACAAGCTCCCCGAGGCGGAGATAGCGTTCATAGACGAGATATTCAACGCAAACTCGGCTATACTAAACACTCTTTTGACGCTGATGAACGAGCGGATAATTTACGACGGCTACAACGAGATAAGAGTCCCGCTGTGGACACTCATATCGGCGTCCAACAACGTACCCGACGAGCCGGAGCTACAAGCATTGTACGACAGGTTCCTCTTCAGGCACTTCGTCAGACCCGTCGAGGAGGACAAGTGGAGCAGCCTACTGGACGCGGCCTGGGAGATCGAGATTAGAGGCTTCGGGGCGACAAGGCCCGTCTTGTCCATGGACGAGATAAGAGAGTTGAACAAGCTAGTACTCTCGGTCGACGTGAAGAGCGTGAAGGACAAAGTCTTACGCCTCTTCGCTATATTCGAGGACCAGGGGATTCACATAACGGACAGGAGGAAGGGGAAGAGCCTGAAGGCCCTCGCGGCGATGGCGGTGATCAACGGGAGGATGAAGGTTGTCGAGGAAGACTTGATGGTCTTGAAGTACATAATAGCACGTGACAGGGAGGAGTACGAGAAGGTCTACGGCATCTTGCTCGAGGAGGTCAAGGCGAGCGAGAGGCTCGCGAGAGAGCTCTCGGAGATCGAGAATAACGTCAAGGAGGCGTTCAGGTACATCGGTAAGTTGTCGGACCTCGACCCCCGGCTAGTCGACTACTTGAGGAGTTTCGAGTCAGTGAAAGAGAGGGTCAGGAAACTGGCGGAGGAGGCCGGTGACCAGCGGATCCGGGAGAGGGCTAGTAAGCTCTTAGTAGAGGTCGAGGAGCTAATTGAGGTGATCAGGAAGAAGCTCTCGTTGTAG